The genomic interval GATTTAAGTATCTAAGTAATTGTATATGCAAATATGACACGGACGgaattattcaatataatacTTATTAATATGAGAAACATGGAAATAAAACTTCTTGACGTTGTGTTTTACTACAAATCTTAATTACATTTCTAAACAGCTTCTCATAACTTTCGCCATATGAATCCTCTTCCCACAAATCACAATTAAACAGTAAGTAATGCCTTCAAACAAATATGCGTCCATTTAAACGTCTGGTACATACTACACAGTACACATAATACACATAATTTGCCTTCAATCAAATATGCGTCCATTTCAAAGCCGTGTACATACAACACAGTACACATAAGGCCTAAAagaaatatgtccgtttcgggtaacccgaccctacctataaaaatgcgccgaccctaactatttttgttttccgtttctgagcaaaaaaaatatttgttagcgaatagagagttacgaagggtggataaatgcagatttcaATCagaatttttgtttatatgataaaacaaagtcaggcaatgtcAGTTATGTAGGAAaaactgccatgtgcaagaaaacacccTGAACTAACGACagattttgagaaaaaaaaatccctacctaccctacctagaaattttgggaaggttaccctaaacaaacattttttatataaatatcctTACCCATATTAAGCTCCACCACTAGGTCATAATAAAGTAATACCCTACTAAGAATGGCGCCCCCTTCCTACCGGCTTGCACAGGTTCCAAATAATTATGCTCACTATTGTGGATGTGTAATACCAGTCATACTTACCCTCAAACGTCACGTTTAGAAACTGGATCGTCATACAAGAAGCCGCCATCCAGGTAACCCTCTAGTGAAGCCGAACAGTTAAAATAAGCCGCCTTTAACATGTTACAAACCTGCTGACCCTCATCGCTTTTGTGCATTTATTATAACCAGGAAGTATGTGTTGTTTCATCCATCAGTGTGACGCCACCATCCAACAGTAATACACCTCTATCAAACAGTGAGACGCCATCTAGAACAGCTCTCAATTCTTTCCCAAATATCAGTCTGTTCCTGAAACTTGACTTCAACATACTACATACAAGTTGCCCTTACAATACTTACAAGTCACTATCAAACATTGAGATGCCACTCAGCCAAACATTCCCGTCGTGCCCAACAGTAAACATCCGCCCTCTTCTGAACGCCGTCTTCAGCAGCCTACATACCGTCTGACCCTCACTGTCGTTCTTCAAACGTCCTGCGATCGTGCTGCCTTTATACGGTTGCCCCGGGAACGGATGGTATCTCTGCAAATAGGTTAAGGGAATACAAATGTTATAAGGGCCGTACTATGTAAGGGAGTTAATGAacttattatttaacttttttttccaaTCCATTTATCATCATATTCATGTTTTGTACTTGTTGTCTGtaaaattttgtaataaaatattgtttaaactaaggGCCGTAAAAGTAATATGAACAAcgtatataatatatcatacaatatgtttggtatttcaatttattaaactCATTCCGGTGATTTACAGAGATTTCCCAGCGAAAAAAAAGGCATTTTACTGTTCAAATACAATTGATAACagaaattgtacatgtatgacaTACTATTGATGATCATTTAATAGGTTtgaggaaatttaataattattaaggtAGGGAACTCTTTCTCTTCCCGCCCTTCTTATTTTGACGCCTTTCACActtgttcttttgttttaatccggttcggacgtgtgttttcTTATATTACTTTTTCTCGGACAGGTTCTGAATTATATCTTTACTAATATGGTTAAACCTGTTGTAGTTTTCcactatttgtttaaaatattgaatattgtattatattttcacattattaTGCTTTCTGATATGGTGTATCCTTACATGGAGGATTTATTGCTGCTTTTgacataaattttatatttttgttaatttcgtTTCCGATCTAGCAGCCTATTATTTcggccaaattaaatttatatttcacatttgtctttgtttttcctgaggcaatttttattttgtactttaatTCATATCGAGCTCGTGGGGGAATCAACATATGAATACTCTTATGTTAAACTTGtatgatatattgtaaaaaCGCAATGTTCAAATGCAAGTCTTAATAGGAGCTAGCACTGTTGCTTCGACTTGATTTTGGATTGATTTCTTCATTTACAGGTGATGTTGGTATCCTGTCGTTGAAATTATTTATCagttaatatgttatattttgcgTTATTactcattgttttcaagttaatgCTTGGTCTGATGAGGCTAATCTTTTAATGTagtaataattgataaatgataGGAAATGTATGAGATTATGAGCATGCTATCCAGTTTAAGCCACAGTAGAGTCGAATTCAAGAGTACTGTAGATTAAGCCCCAAGTAGACTCGAGTTCAAGAGTACTgtagtttaagcccccagtagactcgAGTTCAAGAGTACTgtagtttaagcccccagtagagTCGAGTTTAACAGTACTgtagtttaagcccccagtagagTCGAGTTCAAGAGTACTgtagtttaagcccccagtagagTCGAGTTCAAGTGAACTgtagtttaagcccccagtagagTCGAGTTCAAGAGTACTgtagtttaagcccccagtagactcgAGTTCAAGAGAACTgtagtttaagcccccagtatAGTCGAGTTCAAGAGTACTgtagtttaagcccccagtagagTCTAGTTCAAGTGAACTGTAGTTTAAGCCCCCAATAGACTCGAGTTCAAGAGTACTGAAGTctaagcccccagtagactcgAGTTCAAGAGTTCTgtagtttaagcccccagtagagTATAGTTCCAGTGAACCGTAGTTTAAGCCGCCAGTAGAGTCGAGTTCCAGTGAACTGaagtttaagcccccagtagagTCGAGTTCCAGTGAACTGTAGTTTAAGCCCCCAGAAGACTCGAGTTCCAGAGTACTgtagtttaagcccccagtagagTCGAGTTCAAGAGGACTGTAGTTTAAGCCTCCAGTAGAGTCGAGTTCAAGTGAACTGTAGATTAAGCCCCAAGTAGACTCGAGTTCAAGAGTACTgtagtttaagcccccagtagagTCGAGTTCAAGAGTACTgtagtttaagcccccagtagagTCGAGTTCAAGAGTACTgtagtttaagcccccagtagagTCGAGTTCAAGAGTACTgtagtttaagcccccagtagagTCGAGTGCCAGTGAACTgtagtttaagcccccagtagagTCGAGTTCCAGTGAACTGTAGttaaagcccccagtagactcgagttccagtgaactgtagtttcactgaccgtttcTAGGCGGCAATCCGATCATTTAATggtaaagcaattttgatgaggGTATGATTTGTgtttggtgtttgcatttgtgtatgtgatgttaatatgtttgtctCAATAGCACACTGTCGTCTATGCCCTCGCCTTGTGCCCCTAAGcatggtttatttttattttttactactTGGtgtgtccctgtatttttcattgtattatttagtCAAATGATCACATTGTAAGATTGTCGAAATATGCGTTTCTATGTGAATTTCTCGAGTTTTAGGTTTTAACGCATATTGTGTATAtagaaacaattcaaatattttgttcaaggCGTAATATATCCATTTGTTAGcataacttgtattataaaCCGCGTTTACAATGCATTTGTATGTTTGTCTTTAGACTTTGTATTGCAATAAATcgatgttatgttatgtaatgtgatgttattttatgatttacaaatatatttgatatgtgtaaatataattaacaatttGGCCTAGTTAGTCAAGTTAGTAACAGTTACAAACTATGTACATATTTCTCCGTGAAGTCATGtgttaaatatgataaaaatacctAGATATTTTAGATATCAGAATATTtagatttatattcatatctttttttaaagtgacactcttattccaatcaattcatacacatgtataacaaacataaattttgagtgataaacggttaacctttaactattgactaaataatgcatttatggaaatagcaatgactgataacaagattgtaaccgtgtatttaatagctgcaaaccaaaaatattaaataattggtgagtgctaaaagatataCTGGGATATACCATCGTCTCTTAAGGTATAagtaccgtgttttctgcacctatctttcaaattgaactcggtattcttcataagaaccattgtttttgacatttatttatcctttttggtatattaaaacaattgtattaattgtggtaaatcttatttgggtgtAATAGTGTATCTTTAACCAGTTCCCATGATCTAGAAATAAAAAGACCGATAAAGTGATATTGCAAAAGAACAAATAATATTGAAAGTATGTCAACAATACTCATATTGAATAAATTGTTGTCATTGTCATAGTCATATTATCGATGGCTAATATCATAAGGCCTATAATACTATGCGATTTAACATAAGTGacttatttcaatgtttttctaCGTCTGATTTCCCGATTCCTACACTGAATCGATTTTTATACACATTCTACTGTGTAAAAGTTGGTCGTGTGAAtcataatattttaagaatCACACTTTCTCCTCTATATTTTTAACGTGGGATTATACAGTAATATCAACAGAAACATATCTTATTGGTTAGAGTACTCTGTATATAATAGGCTGATTATTTAATCACAAGATAACAACAACTTAAGGTAGCTTTTGGTGAATGATTTCGTGGTATGCAATATTTCAGAGCCTTTTAATTGTAACAGGCATGGTGTAAACACTAGctgttaccccccccccccccttaaatcgTCTAAGTTTACGTTTTATTCCAGTATATggaaaacaacaattaaatacgctaaaaatacaccatttcgaactagaaattgttaaaaacttctCCGGGGAGTACCAAAAACCACCAAAACcacctgccaacactttaaaccaaataaatttcggtacTGGGGGAGGATAAGCTTACGCGCCTTACTTACGCCACCACCTCACGTCAAATCATGGAACCGCCCCTGGTTAGGAATATCAAAATGTCATTTGCGAATCAAAGTCCGCTTGAAACTCGTAATTGACAAagcatataaattaaaaaacaaaatgattaccGTCTGAATGCCATCCTggaatgtaaataataaaccGATAGAAAAACGTTGGTACTGGCTGACTGTGACCTCTACTGATCCAGTTGGCTGTTTCCCTAAAACAACTTAATGTGTTAATACTTGTAATAACAATTAAtgatatcatattttttgtgtCTTTGTTTGGTAAAAGAGCAacacaataaaatcaaaacagCCAACACGTTGACAAGTACCACTTTTGTTTTTAACGGCCTTCCACAGTGTAAAAGCGGGTGGGGAAGGCAAACAATCGaaacgtttcaaaagttcatgttttatttagttttgatgaACGATCCGTTTCGCgagttaaacaaacattctttGGGACATGTTTTGGGATAGTCAGGAGTTGACCAAAATATACGAAAggatattttatcagatttgggatcaaaaagcattcacatttttTTGGAAAGTATGTATACATTAAAGCTTTGTTATTGTGTCAAAATTCCCCAGACCACCTAGTTAGTAATATATTGAGGGTTCATGAttatatcttttcaaataagaaatatattcaataaaataatgagaaatagtggattaaattcatttcctagtaacaaaaatgcaaatcattttatcaaaatagcTGCAAATAGCAGACTCCGGACATTGTTTTAGGTAGTACTGacaattttgacacaaaaacatattcattttttataaaaacttttCTGGAAgaacgtaaatgctttttgattaaacatctgataaaaacatatttcgttAAATTCGCTTATTTTGCCTGCCAGTTATTACACCTCAAAATAAatagacattttttttgcatttttagtgttggtccttcaaacgacttttgcactggtccttaaaacattgttattattactcAAGTAAAGATCAAAACAGTATTCTTTATCACCCGCTCATGAAGCATAAGTATATAattcaataatgataaaaaatcgtTGTCAATAGAGtgatatttatgttaatgtatattaaataatatggaAATGGGTACATACattcaatgcattgtttgaTGGGTAGACCCTTTGCCTGGAGTAATGCacattcctttaaaaaaaaaatgtcaatgagGAGAAATACACATTCTGAAACAAAAGACAAACTCTCAAACAAACAGAGCATATAtatgtgttcatgtttgttttagcACTAGACgttgttttcctttttacatcattttatataagtCAATCTTTAACAATCGGTGCACATTGGTCAAACGATTGCTTGTGTGATTGTGCTTGACACAATCAATTCATCCTACCTGTTTAAAGTAAGCCAAGTCTTCTTTCGTACGTTCTATTTCCTCATCTGATTTCGAAACGAAGACCGGTgagttaatatattatatttctaaatatatatacagatgATCATTCACCATTTCGTTTCAATTTATTTAGTCCGTCTAAACCGTTCTGTTTATAAAAGTAACAGTGAGTGATGTTTGTAGTTAATTTCTTCTAAAAATTGAGCTGatcctttttaaaataattatgcttgcttttaataacttaatatgattttgaaattcttggaaaaaataacttaattggCTATGCCAAGAAAATCAGTTTTTCAATTATCTATTGTAGTAACGTCAAACAAGCGAAAATACAAGGACACCTGACGTATGTCCACGAAATAAGACCTAGGCCTGTGACCCAGAGATATTGGTAGATACACCGTCTAGAACTTTTGACCAATTAGCCTTATGTATGACCTGGAACTAGCACACAATTCGCCACCTTATgctaagtttttttaaaatcctcCAATGCATAGATAAGCTACAGCCCTGACAAGTTGACATTCAAGGAATATTGACCAATTAATATTGATTCTGACCTTGACCTGTTACCCTTTGATCTACGGACATGACACGCCGGTTTCTCTTCGTTCACATTTCAGCCGAGTATTTTCCCCGAATATATGGACAACTAACAGCTCGGACAAGCAAACATACCAGACATTTTATCCCAAACTCCCGAGATGTAACCTTCCCCTTTGATCGTCAAACATGTATATTGCGAGCGACACGACACGCCTGCAGATCATGGTGGAAATATATGCCAAATTattttaaccccccccccccgatgcATGGTCAAATTATTCCCCGTGACCCTAAATTTAATTCTTCTTGAGTAATGACCCTTTACCTTGATTTTTGGCATGCGGGAATGAGTGATACACGCGACAAATCGATTAAGATTTATGCTTATTTACTTTAATCACTTACCAGTCTCGTTGCAAACCGAATCTTACAGCATTGGGGCTATTAACGCATATTTTCTTCatcgttatttttattttatagtcatcccatttttatataacttcaATCGAGTGATGACGTCATATGTGACCTGACAGCTCACTCGTAAACTTGAATACTATCAGCCTAAAAATCATCTCGCAATTGTCACATGCCATACTGTTCATAAGTTATACCgagatatatattaaatactgaaCGATGTATTCACATGGTTTTGGTAGAACTTATTACCTATTTCAAACACTATATAATTGTACCAAGAAACGTATGTATAATGTTCTAAAAAGACTGGAAAGCCTGTATGATGTGATTAAACGTTTTGTGACTTGTTACTTTTCATTTCGACTCATAATTGCCGGTTCTATTTTGATCTCTTGAtacaaaaattaacaacatatattatgaacgtttgatgaaaatattacttttcaacattgtttgtaataatttaatgtgaatatattttttagatgAATATACATGTCCAATATCTCTTCTTCGAACCCCATCCTTAACTTCACGTGTATGGATACACAAATGAAGTGTACAGAACTATTATATCATggttatttatacataaatgaataCACTCATAATATTTGCTCGCTTCAAGAttttcaagctgcactctcacagaattgaaagttttgactttttttattatttgtcttgaaacgaTCCTCTTTTACGAAAACCCACGAAAACCAGTTACATAAGATGTTTCGTAAAACTAATCACCTTTCTTGAATTATCAAGGTCCTGTTTGACTCGTTCCAGCTCGTCGTGCAGTTCCATTCTCATCTGAAAACATATATCAGTAttgttaagtttttgtttgtttgtgtgacGAATATTCTGTTAAATTCCCTCAAATTTAGACAAGAGTTACCTTTCAAACACTTCTAACTGCCGATACGAGACGGTCCGTAAGCTTAAAGGATATTCGACagcatttatattgtttattgtttaattattttcattttgtttttcctACTGGTTTGCACTATGTTTGTACTATGATACATATTTTAAGactaaaatacataatttgaaaCCCTGCTGAAGTCTTTATATGCCTTTATCGTACACTTAAGGGCTATCACTGTTGCTCCGGCTTCATTCATTTGTTTGCATGTGATGTTTGTTTCCGTCGATGACATTTCTTCATTATGTTACGCTATTTTTCGctttattattttcaagtttatgTTGACTTATCTTTATGATGCATTTttaattctgtaattatttCACGTGTGCGGTTATGGCCAGACACAACTATTTTGAGCTATTTTGATACGTGTGTAGTCTGTTTGTTGGTGTTAAGGACCTAGTTTGAAGAATGtgcctgctaattgcactgatgtcatagtaggggccaatttcctgtttatttgtttattggctcagggccatttagggtcaatttctataataaaacctccaaaactgcgaAGCAGGATATTTAGATCAgagataagacaattaggcagttatattatgataaattcACAGacattgtgtacaatacacggtTTTGCGGGGttggggtcacttatagaaggattaaactaggcctttaaattCATTGTCTTTATGGTGccttttaactgttttttttttttaattttcgacaACTAGGATTGTCCCTGTTGTTCCCTCTTTCCATTGATGTAAAAGTTTTACCGTAAGTGTTATCTCTGTATATATCTGTATGATAATATTCTTATAGAGATTATAGAATGTCTCACCTTTTCTGAAGTATTAAGTTTCTGTTTCATTTGTTCCAGCTCATCACAAAGTCCATTCCTTGCCTAAAATGAGTAAACATTGACTTTTCATATATGTCATAGTCTGCAAAAATGAGTCGAGTAGAGGTGTTTGAATAaccattaaaacaaattttaaaagtgacaggatcataaaaatattttagcatcgtaaaaattaattaaagatCATTGAAAAAAAGTATGCAAAGTTGTACTAATTGCCTGCTTACGAGGAATGTATAATGGTTAAAATGAACATGTACCTTTTACCTCAGCAGGACTAGTTTGCTCTGTTGAAGTCATCTATGTTATATGTATTCGTAaagattattatataaatattcttaaCAATGGATAGCTTGGATTGAGTTAATTTCACCCGTTCTCATGTGTCGCAgtacataatataattatactcaGTGTCACAATTCCGTAGCTCATATCATTTATggtatgtgtgtatatataattgaaaatactaATAGCATGATATCACACACGTGTACTTGAAACTTACCCctaggggctagacaccagttgataccattgcaagaaaaaaaagatgtgtaataaaaaacatgttatatcGTTGTGTAAAACGCATTTAATTTCACGTACTGTTTAACTTTAACTTTATACTgtaatttactgggtttgtctaccacgtaaatcccacgtgcgaaaaaaacaacattctatAAACTGGACAACctgtatatgatattttaaacggaaaaaaacaacagttgagacaataataaaatatttttctaataacGTTAAATATCGACTCATACTAGGCAGTATTGATAGTTATATTTTAAGGAAAGCTGTATTAACCGATTTTagaaccatctggtgtctagtatCTCTCATTTTCAACGAATAATCTTACCATTTCTACTTTATCTACGTCCTGCTTTGCCTGAATCAATGCTTCCACGAATTCCTTTCGCGtctacaaatgtaaaataatggcATTACCGATTCATAGTTTAAGGCGTGCTAACATATAGATATAAAACCTGTACTACACATACAGTAGCAAAAAGATCTCCCtggatttcaaaaaaatagaaaaaatattttttagtttgGTTTTTTAGTCACCAAGCTGGAATAGTGGGTGTTTTCCGGGTGCTCCTGTTTTCGCATTATGGCAAGTGATTATTTTAGACACAAACTTACCTTATAAAATAGTCAAGGCCTTCCTACACAATTAGTCTGAGGCCGGGAAATCCTAGTCAAAGTTGCATGCTTTACATTTATAACCAACCTTCA from Mya arenaria isolate MELC-2E11 chromosome 7, ASM2691426v1 carries:
- the LOC128241724 gene encoding uncharacterized protein LOC128241724 isoform X2, whose translation is MSIGTRKEFVEALIQAKQDVDKVEMARNGLCDELEQMKQKLNTSEKMRMELHDELERVKQDLDNSRKECALLQAKGLPIKQCIEWKQPTGSVEVTVSQYQRFSIGLLFTFQDGIQTRYHPFPGQPYKGSTIAGRLKNDSEGQTVCRLLKTAFRRGRMFTVGHDGNVWLSGISMFDSDFLAIVPISHYAEYIQGVKAELKAKGITEDTIDQTETVEGIFIVDGP